Below is a window of Georgenia soli DNA.
GGCTGTCGATGGAGGAGGGTGTCGTCGCGATCCTCGAGGAGTACGGCTACGCGGGCCGGCGGGCCCCGGTGGTCATCCAGAGCTTCGAGACCTCCAACCTGCGCGAGCTCGACCGCATGATCAAGGTCGACCTCGCGCAGCTGGTCGACTGCTCCGGCGCGCCCTACGACCTCGTCGCCGCGGGTGACCCGCGCACCTACGCCGACCTCGTCACGCCGGCGGGCCTGAAGGAGATCTCCCGGTACGCCGACATCCTGGGCGCCTGCAAGGACCGCATGATCCCGCGGAACGCCGACGGCTCGCTCGCGGCGCCGACGACGCTGGTCGACGACGCCCACAAGGCCGGCCTCGAGGTCCACGGCTGGACCTTCCGGGCGGAGAACCAGTTCCTGCCGCTGGACTTCCGCTCGAGCGCCGACCCTGCCGCGCACGGCGACCTTGCCGGCGAGATCGAGCGCTTCCTCGAGCTGGGCATGGACGGGCTGTTCTCCGACCACCCGGACATCGCGGTCGCCGCCGCGTCGGCGTTCGAGCAGGAGCAGCACCCCGGCCGTCGCTGACCCGCGCCCCTGACCGGGCACAGTCGGCCCACGGCCTGCCGTCCCGCCGGTCGACGCCTCCTGGCGCCGACCGGCGGGTCCGTGTCCGAGTCTCGTGGTGAGGTACTCCCATGACGCCTACCTCACGGACGGTCCCCGACGACGTCGCCGCCTACCTCGACGCCGCCCCGGAGCCGTGGGCCGAGCTGCTCCGGGACGTCCTCGGCACCCTCGCCGCGGCGATGCCGGACGGCTACGAGCTCGGCATGCACTGGGGCATGCCCACCTGGGTGGTCCCGCTCGCCCGGTTCCCACGGACCTACAACGGCAAGCCGCTGGCGTACGTCAGCGTCGGGGCGCAGAAGAACCACGTCTCCGTGTACCTGATGGGCGTGTACTCGGTGCCCGAGGAGGTCGAGGCGTTCCGGGAGGCGTGGCGGGCCGGCACCGGCCGGGTCGACATGGGGAAGTCGTGCCTCCGGCTCAGGAAGCCCGCCGACGTCGACCACGAGCTCCTCGCACGCACGGTCGCCGGCATGTCCGTCGAACGGTTCCTGGAGACCTACGAGCGCGTCCAGGCGCGGTAGGGGACGCCGATCCGCGTGGGAAGGCCTGCCTTTCCTTCGTTGTGGACCGGACCGCCCCGCCCTACATTGACGATCATGAATGAGTTGCACGCGCTTCAGGACCAGACGTCCGGTGCCGCGACCCCGGACGCCGTTCCGGCCGGGTCGGTCGTTGGCGTGGAGGGCGACCGGCCCGCGCGACGCGAAGAGGAACGTCGACGGGGCGGTCTCGAGCAACGGCTCAACGCCCTGCGCGCCGGGGTGCTCGGGGCCAACGACGGGATCGTCTCCACGGCGGCCGTCGTGGTCGGCGTCGCGGGTGCCACCACGTCCACGGGAGCGATCGCCACGGCCGGTGTCGCGGCGGCCATCGGCGGCGCGGTGTCCATGGCGCTCGGCGAGTACGTCTCGGTCAGCAGCCAGCGGGACAGCGAGAAGAACATCATCGAGGAGGAGCGACGGGCCCTGGAGGCGGACCCGGCCGTGGGCCTGGAGTCGCTCGCGCGGCTGTACGAGGAACGCGGCCTGTCGCCGGAGACGTCGCGCACGGTGGCGCAGGAACTCTCGGCGCGCGACGCCCTCGACGCCCACCTACGGGCGCGGCACAACATCGACGCCACCGACGTCGCCAGCCCGTGGCACGCGGCGCTGGCCTCGTTCCTCGCCTTCGCCGGCGGCGCGCTCCTCCCGCTCCTGGCGATCCTGCTGCCCCCGCCGGAGCTGCGGGTACCGGTCACGTTCGTGGGCACGCTGGTCGGCCTCGCCCTCACCGGCGCGGTGGCGGCGGGCATCGGCGGCGGGTCACGGTCGCGTGCCGCGACGCGGGTGGTCGTCGGCGGCGGGCTGGCCCTCGCGGCGACCTACCTCATCGGGTTCCTGCTCGGCACGACCGGCATCGTCTGACCCAGGTCAGGCGACCCCGTAGCGGCTGACGCTGAACTGGAAGCCCTGCGGGTCGGCGAGCTCGGCGACGCGTGAGCCCTCCGCGTCGAACGGCTCCGTCGTCACCGACCCACCGAGCTCGAAGGCCCGGGCGGCGACGCCGTCCGGGTCGTCGACGGCGAACGTGACGGTCCAGCGGGGCGTCCCCTCGAACTCCTCGACCATCCATCCCACCGCGTCGGTGAACCCGGGCGGGGCACCGGCCTCCTCGTGGCGGGCCCGGGTCCCGGGATCCCGCTGCTCGAGGTGGTCCCCGTAGCCCGGGCGCCTCACCATCCACGTGCCGGGGACGAACTCGGTGGTCTCCCAGCCGAACACCGCGTTGTAGAACTCGGCCGCGGCGGCGATGTCTGGTGTGTGCAGCTCGTTGAAGTTCCAGGAGTTGGCCACGTTGACCACCTCGGCGCCCTCGTGCTCGCCGCCGGTCCACGCGCCGAAGACCGCGCCGGCCGGGTCCTCGAACCGGCTGCGGCGCCCGCCGCCGAACACCTCGTGCGCGGGCTCGCGCACCTGCCCGCCGGCGGCGAGCACCCGCCGCTCGATCTCCTCCAGGTCCGGCACGCGGACGTACATGGTCCAGCCGGGGTTGCCGATGTCGAGGGCGCCGACGCCCGCCACGTCCGCACCGGCGAGGCTTGCCACCCGGTACGGCCGGGGCGTCTCGTCGACGTCGCGGATCTGCCAGCCGAAAAGGTCTGCGTAGAACTCGCTCGCGGGCCCGGGGTCGGGGGTGAGCAGATCGATCCAGGCGGGTACGCCGTCGGGATAACGCGGGACGTCCGAAGAGGCGGAGGCCATGCCCCCACGGTAGGTCCGGGCGTGGTCAGCGCGCTATGTATCCGCCGATCACGCGCCGTCCTCACCGGCCGCCCTCACCCCCGTCAGGTGCCGATCACTCGCCACCACCCTTGCCGGGGGCGCCGTGCACCGGCACGCTGGGCCTCACCGTGCCTGGGGGGCGGAGGCTGCGATGGCGCAGATCGTGCTCGTCCATGACCATCCGGTGGTCCGGCTCGGCCTGCGCACCGTGCTCGCCGGGGAGCCGGACCTGGCCGTCGTGGGCGAGGCGACGTCGGCCCCTGGCGCCGTCCGTGCCGTCAGCAACCACCGTCCGGACCTGGTGGTGCTCGACGTCCGCCTCGAGGGCCGGCCGCTCGGGCCGGAGCTGTGCCGCACGCTCAAGACCGCCCCGGACGGGCCCGCGGTCCTGGTGCTCGCGGCCAGGGCTGCGGCCACGGAGATGACCGCTATGTACCTCGCGGGGGCCGACAGCTTCGTGGACCAGACCTCAACGACCGGCGAGATCGTGGCCAGCGTCCGCGCCACCCTCGGCGGCCGGCGCGTGTGGGCTCCCCACCCCCTGCCCGTGAACGGCGCGCACGGCCCGCCGGTGCCGCACCCCGACCCACCAGAGCACCTCACTCCGCGTGAGCGCGAGGTGCTCGGCCTGCTCCTGCAACGCCTGACGAACGCCGAGATCGCTGCCGAGCTGCACCTCGGCATGCCCACCGTGAAGACGCACGTGAGCGCCGTGCTGCGCAAGCTCGGCCTCACGCGGCGGCTCGATCTCTTCCACGACGAGTCCTGACCGGTCTCGCGGCCTGGCAGGTCTCGCGGCCACGCAGGCACGCAGGCACGCAGGCACGCAGCCACGCAGCCACGCGCCGAGAACGCCCTAAGTGCCCGTTCACGCCCACGGACGGGTAGTTAGGGCGTTCTCGGCACGGACGGGCGGGCGGGCGAGGCAGGGGCGCGCACGGGCGGGGACGCGCACGGGCAGGCACCGGCGGCGCCGGCGGACCGCGTGCACGGCCGGACGGTGGGTGCGCGGTTCCGGGGAGCGGCCGAGCGGTGGCCGCGCCGAGACCACCGCCCGGCCGGGTCGGTGCCCCTGCAGGGGTCAGTGCGGCCAGGGCTCGAGCACCGCGGCGCTCCCGCCGTGGAAGCGGGTCGGTTCGGCGGCGGCCAGCAGCCCGTCGTCGCCGAGGAACTGCACACCGTTGACGTTGCCGATCGGCTCGGCGGCCGGGGTCGGCAGCTTGTGCCCGTACGCCTTCAGCGCCTCCTGCGTCGCCACGGGCAGGGTCGCCTCGAAGTTGGTGTTCTCGCTGTTCCCGTTGCCCAGGCGTGGCGCCGCGATCGCGTCGGGCAGGTCCATGTCCAGGTCGACGAGGTTGACCGCCACCTGCAGCACCGTGGTGATGATGGTGGCCCCGCCCGGGGTCCCGTACGCGACGAACGGCTCGCCGTCAGGGCCGAACATGATCGTCGGGCTGATGCTGCTGCGCGGGCGCTTCCCGCCGTCGGGCGAGTTGGCCACGTTCGGGTCCGTGGCGAAGTCGGTCAGCTCGTTGTTGAGCAGGAAGCCGTACCCGTCGACGGCGATCCCGCTGCCGCCGATCTGCTCGATGGTGAAGGTGAGAGCGACGATGTTGCCCCACCGGTCCGTCGTCGTCAGGTGGGTGGTGGAACCGGTGCTCATGGGCGCCGAGGCGAGGACGACGCCGTCGTCCGCGGCGCCGTCCGGCGTGCCGGCGGGCAGGGGCTTCTTCGTGGCGGCGAACGGCTCGCGGATCAGCTCGCGGCGCTCGTCGGCGAAGTCCTGGGAGAGCAGGCCCTCGACGGGCACGTCGACGAAGTCGGGGTCGCCGAGGTACTTGCCGCGGTCGGCGAACGCGAGCGCCTCGGCCTCGATGAGCAGGTGCAGCACGTCGTTCTCCGGCAGCTCGGAGAGCTCGTAGCCCTCGAGGATGTTCAGCGCCTCCCCCACGGTGGTGCCGCCGGACGACGGCGGACCCATCCCGAACACGGTGTGGTCGCGGTAGTCGACCATCGTGGGGTCGCGCCACTTCGCCTCGTAGTCGTCGAGGTCGCCGAGCTCCATCAGCCCCGGCCTGACGTTGCGCTCGGCGCCCGCGACGACCGGCGGGTGCTGGACCGTGTCCACGATCGCCTCGGCGACCTCGCCCTCGTAGAACGCGTCCGCGCCGTCGCGACCGATGAGCTTGTACGTCCTGGCGAGGTCGGGGTTGCGGAAGATGCTCCCGACGGCGGGCACCTTGCCGTCGACGAGGAACGTCTCGCGGCTGGACGTGAAGTCCCGGAAGATCTCGAGGTTGTCGGTGGTGCGGTCCACGTACTCCTCGTCGACGACGAAGCCGCGCTCGGCCACCACGCGGGCCGGCTGCAGCAGCTTGTGGAGCGGCATGGTGCCGTACTCCTCGAGGGCCAGCTCCCAGCCGGCGACGACGCCGGGCACGCCCTGCGAGAGTCCGGAGACGCGCCGTTCGTCGAACGGGATCTCCTTGCCGTTCTCGAGGAAGACGTCGCGGGGCGTGGCCAGGGGCGCCGTCTCACGCGCGTCGATGGAGGTGACCTCGTCGTTCTCGGCGTCGTAGATGAGGAAGAACCCGCCACCGCCGATGCTGCCGTCGTAGGGCCGGGTCACGCCCAGCATGGCGGACGTGGCGATCGCGGCGTCGACGGCGTTGCCGCCCTTCTCGAGGATCTCCATGCCCGCGCGCGTGGCGTAGGGGTCGAGCGACGTCACCGCACCGCCGTAACCGGTGGCGGTGGCCTCCTTGCGAGGCGGGTGCGGTACCCCGTGGTTACCGTCGCGCTTCCCGTCCCCGCCCTCGGCCCCGGCGGGGCTCGCCCCGACGACGAGCGCCGCGACCAGCGCGAGAGCCATGGCCAGCAGCGCGAGGACCCGGCCTCGGCGCAGCACCGTTCCAGACATGTCCGCTCCCCTCGACGGCGCCGCCTCGTCAGCGCAGCGGCGGTGGGCCAGACGCTAGCCGCGGGCACCCACGCGGCGGATCAGTCTTCAGGGATGAGGTCGGCCTGCGACGGACGGGCACTGCTCACCGGTCTGTGGCACGTCTTCTGACCGGTGTGTCCCCACTTCTGGACGGACTATGCCGCTGCTGGCCGTTTCGCAACGGCTTGTAGTTCCACAGACCGTCCAGAAGTGCGTGACGGCACCGGACGAGTGATGTCCGGCAGCGCGCGGCAGCACCGGACGGATGGTCCCCCGGCGCGCCCCGGGTCCAGGGCCGGACAAGGCGCGGTCAGCGGATCGTGACGGTGCGGTCGAACCAGGTCAGCACCTTCTCCGACCCGAACGGCCACAGGCCCGCGAGCGCCCCGGCCGCCTCCTTCCCGAACGTCGGCACGCCCGGCAGGGTCGGGCCGGCGGAGACGGTGCGGGCAGGTGCGTCGTCGGGCAGGCCGGCGAGGCGGCGGGCCGCTGCGAGTCCGGCGTCGAGGTCGCCGAGCTCGTCGACGAGACCGATCTCCTGGGCGTCCTGCCCGCTCCAGATGCGGCCGCGCCCGATCTCGTCGACCCGTTCGCGGCTGAGGCGGCGCCCGGCGGACACGCGGCCGACGAACCGCTCGTAGACCTCGTCCATCATCTGCTCGGCCCACGCGCGCTCGTCGTCGGAGAAGGGGCGGTGCGGGCTGGCGAACAGGGCCCGGTCGCGCCCGACGGTCTCGGGGTTGAGGCCGTGCCGGTCGTCGAACTGGGTGAGGACGGGCTTGCCCACGACGACGCCGATGCTGCCGGTGAGCGTGTACGGGTCGGCGACCACGTGGTCGGCCTGGGCCAGGACGTAGTAGCCGCCGGAGCCGGCGACCTCCCCCATGACGGCGACGACCGGCTTGGCGCACCGGGCGACGGCGCGGCAGACGACGTCGGAGGCGAGGGCGGAGCCGCCGGGCGAGTCCACGTACAGCACGACCGCCTTCGTGTGCTCGTCCCGCTCGGCCTTGCGGAGGGCGGCGACGACGGACTCGGAGCCCGACATCGGTCCGGGGAGGAACGGCAGGGGCGGGGTGCGGCGGGAGTGCCCGGTGACGATGGGGCCGATGACGGGAACGACGGCGACGCCGTCGGCCTTCCGGCCCATCTTCCGCGCGGCGAGGTCCGGCATCATCAGCTCGACCGTGCGGCCCCAGTGCTGGTCGACGGGGGCGACGATCTCGTCGTCGTAGGCGATGCGGGTGATCAGACCGAGGTCGAGGAGCTGCTGCGCGTTGGTGAGCGGGGTGTCGAACAGGGCGTCGGGGTCGGCGCCGCGTGCCCGGGGGACGTCCGCCTGCCAGCTGCGCTCGGCGGAGGTGACGTAGGCGGTGAGCTGCTCGCGGTCGTACTCGTCCATGCGGTCCTGCGAGAACCGGGTCAGTGCGGACTTGTACTCGCGGATGCGCAGGTTCTCGAAGCTGATGCCGTGGCGGCCGAGGAAGGCGCCGTAGAAGACCTGCTCGGCGGCGAAGCCCGGCAGGGAGACCTCGGCCGACTCCGGGGCGACGACCTCGGTGAGAGGCGCCGTCGCCAGGAGGCTGCGCATGGAGACCTGGGGGACGTACCCGACCACACGCTTCTTCCGCGCCAGACGCCCGAGCGCGAGACCGATCGCGTGTGCGGTGGCGAGGCCGACCTTGAGGTCGCCGACGCGGACGAGGACGCCGCGGACCCAGTCAGCCTTCGCGAGGCGGTCCAGGCGGGCCGTGAGGGCCTCGAAGGACTCGGTGCGCTGCAGCAGCTCCTGGACGGGGGCGCTGCGGCGGTACGTCGGGTAGCTGCCGTGGAGGTCGAGCACGACCCAGTCGGGCGCACCGTCCCCGGTGCTGCCGCGGGCGAGGGTCAGGCGGAGCTTCTCCGGCAGAGGGGCCATGCTCCAGCGTAGCCAGGAGCTACGACACGCCGACGGCGATGAAGGTGTAGGACGCGTCGCCGCTCTCGCCCCGCCCCCACAGGTCCACCGCGAAGGGTCCGCCTGGCGGGACGGTGAGGACGAGGCGGCGGGCGCTGTCGTCGTGCTCCACGGTGAGCGCCTGGCGACCGTCATTCGCCCCAACCCCTGGTTCCGCAGCGGGGTCGCGTGCCACCGCCTCCCAGCGCCACCCGTCGAGAGGGGACGCCACCTCCAGCGCCACTTCCAGCTCCCCCGCGACGACGCCGACATCGACGGGGTGCTCCGGGGAGCCGTCCCAGCACATACCGACCGTGCTCCCCGAGATGCAGCCCGACCAGGGCACGAGCTCGAACGTGGAACGATCGTTGACCACCTCGATCACCGGCGGCACGAGCTCCTCCTCCGAGCCGCCGGGCGGCCAGGTGGCGCAGCCGCCGAGAAGCAGCACCAGGGGCGCGGCGGCGACTCGCAGGGACAGGGCCATGCGCTCAACGTAGAGCCTCCGGCCGTCGGCCCGGGGAGCCTCACGACCGCCGACCCGGGAAGCCTGCCGTCCTCGCTCCCTCTCACCCGGGCCGGGCGGGCTCCTGCACCAGCTTCATCGACACGAGTTCCGTGAACCCGGCGCGCCGGGCGAGGCGCACCTTCTGGCGCCGGTAGACCGTGAAGCCGAGCTTGGCGTAGAGGCCGAGGGCGGGTTCGTTGGTGTCCTTGATGTCCTCGAGCACGTACTCGCGGTAGCCCGGGAGAGCCAGCAGGTGACGCAGCAGTGCCGTCCCGACGCCGCGACCCTGGTGCCCCGGCTCGGTGGCGACGAACCCGATCTCGGCGAGGCCGGGCCGGGCGCCCGCGGAGGGGCGCATGAACCACCGGCGGATCACCACGAGGGCGAGCAGCCCGCGCGCCAGCCCGAGATGATGCCGAAGCTCCCGCCACCGCGGCGCGAACAGCGTCTCGTCGCCCTCGGTGAGCGAGGCGAGACCCGCGGGCTCACCGTCCACGAGCGCCACGTGGAACCGGTCCAGGAGCAGCATGTGCTCGAAGGCGTCGGCGAGCGTGCCGGTGTCGCGCGAGAACGCGACGAAGTCGTCCGCGAAGGCGCGCACGTACACCTCGGTGATGCGGCGGCGGTACGTCTCCCCGAGCTCGTCCCCGCGTCTGACCTCGACCATCGCCCTCGACCGCCCGTCCGTCCCGCCGTCCCGCCTGCCCGTCTGCCCGCCCCGCACCCGAGCGGCGACCATATCCACCGGCCCGGCGACCGCGACAGCCATTTCCACCCACCGCCGGCCTCTAGGGTGGGCGGCGTGGCTCTTGCCCCGGATGCGCTCCTGGCCGGTCCCCGCGGCCGCCGCCTGTGCCTCTCCCTGGCCGGGGCCGAGCACGGGGACGAGCAGGTCCGCCTCGCACTGCGTTCGGCGATCATGAGCGCCGCGTACGACCTCGATCCCGGCAAGGGCACGTCCCGGGTCATGCTCACCATGACAGCCGGCGGGCCGGCCGACCTTGCCGGGAGCTCCCCTGCCGACGTCGCTCGTCAGATCGACGAGCTACCGCCGCCCGACCTCGACGACCGCACGCTGCTCGCCGCACTCGCGCACGCTGTCGACTTCGCCCGCTACTGGCAGGAGCCCGACGGTGAGGACGTCCTCGCCTCGACCCCGCAGGTGCGCGCCGCGCTCTCACGCATCGCCCGCCAGGTCGCCGACGCCGCACCCGCGGCGTGGTGGACGACGCCGGTCGATCTCGCCGCGCAGTGGAGCGTGACGTTCGGGGACGGCCCGTCCGCGGGCTCGATCGCCGGCCGCCTCGCGCGGTGGCACGACGCGGCGGTGCGCGAGGAGGCCGTCGCCCGCCGGGAACGCCCGGCGGACCCTCGGGCCATGTGGAGCGGCTCGTGGTGGTCGATCCCGCCGGTCCGGCTGCTGCCCCGGTCGACCCGCCAACTCGAAGGTCTCGGACCCGCCGGCCTGTGGCTCGTGGAGGACGCCGGCGACTGGGACCACGCGACCGCGGTACCGGTGACGCCGCCCACCGACGCGGCCGTCTACGAGGTGGACGGCCCCGAGGCGTGGGCCGAGCTGTGCGCGCGGTACCCGTTGGAGGTCACGGCGTCACGGCGGCACGACTGGTACCGCGTGACAGGCAGGGACGGCAGGTGGGTGATCCCCGACTGGGCGCGGGCCGCCGAGGATCTCGACGGCGTCCATCTCACCGTGGCCGGTTACCTCACCACGGCCGGCCGGGCGATCGCCGTCGGGGAGGGGCTGAGCTCCGTGCTCGCGGGCTGGGACCCGGATCAGACCTACTGGTTCACCGACGTGGCCTCCGACAACTCGTCGTCGCAGGACTGGGTCCGCCGCGACGACGGGCGCTGGGCCCGCTCGCAGCCTCCCGGCTAGCGCTCGTCGGGCTCCTCGTCGTCGGAGCGTCGGGGTCTCGGGTCCCGCTCGATGTAAGCGACGCCGGAGTCCAGGTCGAGCGGACCGAACGGCGGCGCGCCGTCCCCGGGGCGCCGGACGTCCATCTCAAGGCGCTCACGCTCCTCGATGAGGTGGCGCAGCCCCGGCTCGAAGATCGCGAAGAACTCCGACATGCCCGCACCGTACGCGGGACGGGCCCGAAAGGGCAGCACTTTCGGGAGGCAGAGCAGCACTTCACAAACAGGTGGCACCGACCGCTCCGCGTCCGCAACGCTGTGCCATGGTCTCCGTCTCGGTCCAGGCCCTTCCCAAGGACGCCACCTCGTGGCTCGAGCTCGCCCGGGAGGTGGAGGCGCGCGGCTTCGCCGGTCTGACGACGGCGGACCATCCGGGAGCGGTCCCCGCGCCGTTCGTCGCGCTCGCCGCGGCCGGTGCCGTCACCTCGCGCATCGGGCTGGGCTCCTACGTCAGCAACGCCGGCGTGCGGGAGCCGCAGCACATCGCGGCCGACGTGGCGACGCTCGACGTCGTCTCCGGCGGCCGCGCCCGCCTCGGCCTCGGCGCCGGCCACACCCCGGCCGAGTGGCGGGCGGTCGGCCGGGAGCGGCCTGGGGTCGCTGCGCGCGTGGAGCGGTGCATGGCCGTGGTGCTCGCCGTGCAGGAGCTGCTCGCCGGCGAGGAGGTGAGCGTCGAGAGCCCGTACCTGTCCGTCCGAGGCGCGCGGCTCGAGTCGCCACGGCCGGTGCAGGACCGGATCCCGCTCACCGTCGGCACCTCGAACTCGCGGTTGCTGCGGTTCGCCGGCGAGCACGCGGACGTGGTCGGGCTCAGCGGCCTGGGACGCACCCTGCCGGACGGGCACATGCACGAGGTCCGCTGGACCACCGACGTCGTGGACCAGCAGGTCGCCCTCGTCGCCGGCGGTGCGGCAGGGCGTACGGCGCCGCCCGTGCTGGAGGCGCTGGTGCAGCTGGTGAGCGTGACCGACGACGCCGAGACGGCAGCCGCCGAGTTCGCCGCCCATGCCGGGGTCTCGCCGCGTGAGCTGCTGGCCGTGCCGTACGTGCTCGTCGGAACGGAGGACGAGATCGTCGACGCGGTCGCCGAGCACCACCGCCGGTGGGGCATCACCCGGTACGTGGTGCGCGCCGACGCCGTCGAGGCGATGACGCCGCTGCTCCCACGGCTCGCCACGATCGGCTGATCTCTACGAGACCTGCACGGCCCGCCAGAACCGGTCCACGAGCGCGTTCCACTCACGAGGGTGGGTGCCGTGATCCCGGAGAGGCGGTCCCCAGGTTCGTACGCGGTGGAGGCGTCGAGGTGCGCGAACACGTTCTCGGGCGCCTGCTCGTCAGGAAGAGGCTGCCGCCCGAGTACCCGGCGACGTGCGCCTGCGGGATGCCGAGCGCGCGGAGCAGGGCCGCGGCGTCGTCGGCCGTCGCGGCGACCGTCACCGGCTCGTCGGGCATGGGGGTGCGACCCCGTTGCGCCGACGGTTGACAGGTTAGGGCGGGCGGGGATGCGTGTCACCGTCGACAAAGGTGAGTCGCTCCATCCGGATGTCAGTGGTCGGGGTGACGATGGAACGGTCAGCAGAGGTACCGCACGAGAGGAGCTGCCATGGCCGTCGCCACCATCGCCGAGGTCGAGCCGGACGTCGACATCTACGCCGACTGCGTCAAGGTCTGGTGCACCGACTGTGACGGGCCCGCCCAGCTGATGGACGGGTTCTGCGACAGCTGCGGCGCACGGGATCACGACCACCTCGTCTGACCGAAACCACCGGCACGACCGCGCGCTCGCTGCCAGACTCTCGTCGTGGGAGCGAATCTGTGGGACAGCCTCACGCTCGGTCCCTCGCGGCGGCGTCGCCGCATGCATCGGCAGCTGCGTGCGCTCGACCGGTCTGACCGCCGCGACGGCGTCGGCGCCGGCAGCCTCTACGGCTCCTACACGCCCGGTGACCCGTACCTGTCGGCCGCCTCGTACTCCGGCGCCCCACACCCCAGCGGCCCGTACTCACCGACATCGCCGTACGTCTCCGGCGGCCCGTACCCGCCGGCACCCTCGTTCCCGTCGGACCGTCCCTGGGCCGGCGCCTCGCCGTACCCGTCCGATCCGGTTCCCGAGCTGCGCCCCCGACGGCGTGGTTCTCTCGTCGTCGCCGCCTTCGCCGTTCTCGCCGCGGGTGCCGGCGCGATGGTGCTCGTGGCGCCCGGCGGCGAGCGACTCGCCGCCGCACCGGCCGTCACGCCCGGCACCGGCTCCTTCGCGTTCATGCAGGAGCAGCACGGCGAGCCGGTCACCTACAACCCGTGCGAGCCGATCCGCTACGTCGTCAACGACGAGCTCGCCCCCGACGGCGGCACGGCGCTGCTGACCGAGGCCGTGGGGACCGTCTCGGACGCCACCGGACTGGTCTTCGAGAGCCTCGGCCGCACCGACGAGAGACCGGACCCCGACCGGCCCGCCCGCGACGTCCTCCGCTACGGCTCCGCCCCCTCCCCCGTGCTCATCGCCTGGGCCACCCCCGAGCAGGTGCCCGAGCTGGCCGGGAGCGTCGTCGGTATCGGCGGCAGCGTCGCCGAGGGCGTCGGCGGGAGCGCGATGCGCTACGTCAGCGGCATCGTCTACCTGGACGCCGCCGAGTTCTCCGGGATCCTCCGGCGCGCCGACGGCCAGGCCCAGGTCCGCGCGATCATGGTCCACGAGCTCGGGCACCTCGTCGGCCTCGACCACGTCGACGACCCGAACGAGCTGATGTACGCGGAGAACGTCGGGACCACCCAGCTGGGCCCCGGCGACCGTCAGGGCCTCGCCGCCCTCGGCTCGGGCCGCTGCACCTGAGGCAGCGGGCAGACGGGGCCTCTCAGGCCATGGTGGGCCAGAGGACCTCCGACGCCGCCTCATCGGCGTCACGCAGGACCCGCAGCACGTTCTCGCCCGCGAGCGCCGCGAGGTCGGAGCGGGACCAGCCCCGCTCGGCGAGGGCCTCGAACAGGCGCGGGTAGCCGGAGACGTCCTCGAGCCCCTCGGGGAGCCGGTCGACACCGTCGTAGTCGCCGCCGAGGCCGATGTGCTCGATCCCGGCAACCTCGCGGGCGTGCTCGAGGTGGGCGACGACCTCGTCGATGCCGACCCGGGGCCGCGGGTGCCCGGACTCCCACTCGGCGAGCCGCTGCCGCCAGGCGTTCTCCGGGTCGAGCCGGACGTTCTCCTCCGTCACCACCGCGGCGTCCTCGCCCGGACGCGGCGCCCGGGGCCAGTGCCAGTCACCGCCGTCGAGCGCCGCCCTCGCCTCGGCGTCCCAGGCGGCCGCCGCGGACGAGACGAACTTCGGCACGAACGTCACCTGGAGGACGCCCCCGTTCGCGGCGAGTTTCTCGAGCACGGCGTCGGAGGCGTTGCGGGGGTGGTCGCACACGGCGCGGCAGGAGGAGTGCGAGAAGATCACCGGCGCGCTGGTGAGGGCGAGCGCGTCGAGCT
It encodes the following:
- a CDS encoding S49 family peptidase, producing MAPLPEKLRLTLARGSTGDGAPDWVVLDLHGSYPTYRRSAPVQELLQRTESFEALTARLDRLAKADWVRGVLVRVGDLKVGLATAHAIGLALGRLARKKRVVGYVPQVSMRSLLATAPLTEVVAPESAEVSLPGFAAEQVFYGAFLGRHGISFENLRIREYKSALTRFSQDRMDEYDREQLTAYVTSAERSWQADVPRARGADPDALFDTPLTNAQQLLDLGLITRIAYDDEIVAPVDQHWGRTVELMMPDLAARKMGRKADGVAVVPVIGPIVTGHSRRTPPLPFLPGPMSGSESVVAALRKAERDEHTKAVVLYVDSPGGSALASDVVCRAVARCAKPVVAVMGEVAGSGGYYVLAQADHVVADPYTLTGSIGVVVGKPVLTQFDDRHGLNPETVGRDRALFASPHRPFSDDERAWAEQMMDEVYERFVGRVSAGRRLSRERVDEIGRGRIWSGQDAQEIGLVDELGDLDAGLAAARRLAGLPDDAPARTVSAGPTLPGVPTFGKEAAGALAGLWPFGSEKVLTWFDRTVTIR
- a CDS encoding VOC family protein: MASASSDVPRYPDGVPAWIDLLTPDPGPASEFYADLFGWQIRDVDETPRPYRVASLAGADVAGVGALDIGNPGWTMYVRVPDLEEIERRVLAAGGQVREPAHEVFGGGRRSRFEDPAGAVFGAWTGGEHEGAEVVNVANSWNFNELHTPDIAAAAEFYNAVFGWETTEFVPGTWMVRRPGYGDHLEQRDPGTRARHEEAGAPPGFTDAVGWMVEEFEGTPRWTVTFAVDDPDGVAARAFELGGSVTTEPFDAEGSRVAELADPQGFQFSVSRYGVA
- a CDS encoding VIT1/CCC1 transporter family protein, translated to MNELHALQDQTSGAATPDAVPAGSVVGVEGDRPARREEERRRGGLEQRLNALRAGVLGANDGIVSTAAVVVGVAGATTSTGAIATAGVAAAIGGAVSMALGEYVSVSSQRDSEKNIIEEERRALEADPAVGLESLARLYEERGLSPETSRTVAQELSARDALDAHLRARHNIDATDVASPWHAALASFLAFAGGALLPLLAILLPPPELRVPVTFVGTLVGLALTGAVAAGIGGGSRSRAATRVVVGGGLALAATYLIGFLLGTTGIV
- a CDS encoding response regulator, encoding MAQIVLVHDHPVVRLGLRTVLAGEPDLAVVGEATSAPGAVRAVSNHRPDLVVLDVRLEGRPLGPELCRTLKTAPDGPAVLVLAARAAATEMTAMYLAGADSFVDQTSTTGEIVASVRATLGGRRVWAPHPLPVNGAHGPPVPHPDPPEHLTPREREVLGLLLQRLTNAEIAAELHLGMPTVKTHVSAVLRKLGLTRRLDLFHDES
- a CDS encoding iron chaperone; this translates as MTPTSRTVPDDVAAYLDAAPEPWAELLRDVLGTLAAAMPDGYELGMHWGMPTWVVPLARFPRTYNGKPLAYVSVGAQKNHVSVYLMGVYSVPEEVEAFREAWRAGTGRVDMGKSCLRLRKPADVDHELLARTVAGMSVERFLETYERVQAR
- the ggt gene encoding gamma-glutamyltransferase, giving the protein MSGTVLRRGRVLALLAMALALVAALVVGASPAGAEGGDGKRDGNHGVPHPPRKEATATGYGGAVTSLDPYATRAGMEILEKGGNAVDAAIATSAMLGVTRPYDGSIGGGGFFLIYDAENDEVTSIDARETAPLATPRDVFLENGKEIPFDERRVSGLSQGVPGVVAGWELALEEYGTMPLHKLLQPARVVAERGFVVDEEYVDRTTDNLEIFRDFTSSRETFLVDGKVPAVGSIFRNPDLARTYKLIGRDGADAFYEGEVAEAIVDTVQHPPVVAGAERNVRPGLMELGDLDDYEAKWRDPTMVDYRDHTVFGMGPPSSGGTTVGEALNILEGYELSELPENDVLHLLIEAEALAFADRGKYLGDPDFVDVPVEGLLSQDFADERRELIREPFAATKKPLPAGTPDGAADDGVVLASAPMSTGSTTHLTTTDRWGNIVALTFTIEQIGGSGIAVDGYGFLLNNELTDFATDPNVANSPDGGKRPRSSISPTIMFGPDGEPFVAYGTPGGATIITTVLQVAVNLVDLDMDLPDAIAAPRLGNGNSENTNFEATLPVATQEALKAYGHKLPTPAAEPIGNVNGVQFLGDDGLLAAAEPTRFHGGSAAVLEPWPH